TTTACAATCCACTTGCCAGCTTCTAAGATCCGACATCGTGTCGATAATTTTTTCGGCAGAAATATCCTTAGCACAGAAAATCACCTCATCGATTTTATAAATCGTAATGATTTCTTTAATCTGGTTGAATTGCCCGATGAAGCCCTCGTGTTTATCAGTATTCTGTGTTACACTTGCCAGTCCAATAAAACCCGGATTTACATAAGTTTTCCTTAATATGTCGGCCACTCTCAGGGCTTCCTCCGGCTCACCAATAATGACGAAACGTCTGCTTTGTTCGCGACCAAACTGGAAGTCCTTTAATTTCATTAACTGAAGGATGAACCTAAGCCCTGTTATACTGATGATTCCCCACAAAGCACCCAATACAATAATTGCCCTGGAAAAACGGTAAGTTTCACTCAGTAACGCATATATAACTAGAATGACTACCGTTCCAATAAAAAATCCCTGGTATATTTTTAGCAGTCTGACAGGGCGGTCATAACCGCCACTTAAATAAACGGAGAATAGCCAAATGATAATATATGATGGAAGCGCAATAGCAATAAATTCAACAGGATAATGACCGCCATTGAGGTATACGATTTTTTGTTCCCAATATTGGGTAATCAGGAATATCCCGGCGAAAACCATAAGTGCATCACAAACCGGCAGGAATATTCTTTTTATGAATCGCGATAAGACTGCCAGAAGAGCCCTGAAATAAACGGCCAGATTTATAAGGAGCGAGAATGCTCTGGCGCTTTTGGCAGAAAAATGTTTTTTTGCGAAAATGATCATAGCATTATAAAACATCCTGACATAGTTGATGGAGCTCTTTTTTGTGCTTTCCCCTTTATAATGAATGATACGTGTTTTGGGAAAATAATAGTTTTTATAGCCCGCAAGAATTAACCGATAGGAGAGGTCAATATCCTCGCCATACATGAAAAAGGCTTCATCCAGTAATCCTGATTTATCCAATGCTTCTTTTCTTAAAAGCATGAAAGCACCCGAGAGGATATCAACCTGGTGTATTTCATCTTTATCAAGGTATCCCAAATGATAGTGTCCGAATTTTTTTGATCGCGGAAAAATCCCTGAAAGCCCGGAAATTTTATAAAAAGCAACAGCCGGAGTTGGTAATCCTCGTTTCGACTCAGGTAAAAACTTGCCTTTTCCATCGATCATTTTAACACCAAGTCCTCCGGCTTCAGGATGCTCATCCATAAATCC
This genomic stretch from Bacteroidota bacterium harbors:
- a CDS encoding glycosyltransferase; protein product: MKLSVVIVNYNVKHFLEQCLLSVRKAIQGIEAEIFVVDNNSVDHSVMMIRDKFQEVILIDNNENLGFARANNQAIRLAKGEYVLLLNPDTIVEDDTFHKALGFMDEHPEAGGLGVKMIDGKGKFLPESKRGLPTPAVAFYKISGLSGIFPRSKKFGHYHLGYLDKDEIHQVDILSGAFMLLRKEALDKSGLLDEAFFMYGEDIDLSYRLILAGYKNYYFPKTRIIHYKGESTKKSSINYVRMFYNAMIIFAKKHFSAKSARAFSLLINLAVYFRALLAVLSRFIKRIFLPVCDALMVFAGIFLITQYWEQKIVYLNGGHYPVEFIAIALPSYIIIWLFSVYLSGGYDRPVRLLKIYQGFFIGTVVILVIYALLSETYRFSRAIIVLGALWGIISITGLRFILQLMKLKDFQFGREQSRRFVIIGEPEEALRVADILRKTYVNPGFIGLASVTQNTDKHEGFIGQFNQIKEIITIYKIDEVIFCAKDISAEKIIDTMSDLRSWQVDCKIAPPESLSIIGSNFISTSGDPYIVDINSIDKISNRRNKRFFDIFSSILFIITFPLFMFVVRNPLGLLRNILFVLIAKRSWTGYYSGDHNDISGLPRIRKGVLNPTDAFYDLNFSDETINRLNLLYARDYKILNEFNIIYRGFRQLGRS